From one Lycium barbarum isolate Lr01 chromosome 6, ASM1917538v2, whole genome shotgun sequence genomic stretch:
- the LOC132645995 gene encoding F-box protein PP2-B15-like, translating into MAEMKLDLLPEDCIVQILSFTSPHDACQLSLVSTLVRDAAVSDLLWENFLPSDYREIISRLVLPIAFVSKKELFLKLFKPLLIDGGSKSFSIDRRSSKKCYMLSARVLSVTWSTNPLYWCWKPLLNSRFPEGVELIMVCWLEIKGKINTRMLSPRTTYGAYLIVNLAGRAFGLDSLPSEVSVKVGDHESKGIVYLRHNYANNRKQELEMILMRHRVETLRSRVDRGGQERALCERDDGWLEIELGEFYSDGVNDKEVTMCLREVKGEHLKGGLIVEGIELRPK; encoded by the exons ATGGCTGAGATGAAACTAGACCTTTTACCGGAAGATTGTATTGTTCAAATCCTCTCTTTCACATCTCCTCATGATGCTTGTCAATTGTCTTTGGTCTCGACTTTGGTTCGTGATGCAGCAGTATCAGACTTGTTATGGGAGAATTTTTTGCCATCTGACTATCGAGAAATTATTTCAAGATTAGTGTTACCTATTGCTTTTGTATCAAAGAAAGAGTTGTTTCTCAAGCTCTTTAAGCCTCTTCTGATTGATGGTGGTAGCAAG TCCTTTTCAATTGATAGAAGATCAAGTAAAAAATGTTATATGTTGAGTGCAAGGGTGCTATCAGTTACTTGGTCCACCAATCCCCTTTACTGGTGCTGGAAACCCCTCCTGAACTCAAG ATTTCCAGAAGGCGTGGAACTTATCATGGTGTGTTGGCTAGAAATCAAGGGAAAGATAAACACTCGAATGTTGTCTCCTCGTACAACATACGGAGCATACCTCATTGTCAACCTCGCTGGTCGTGCTTTCGGCTTAGACTCATTGCCATCCGAGGTCTCTGTCAAAGTAGGTGACCACGAATCTAAAGGAATCGTATATCTACGCCATAACTATGCCAACAATAGGAAACAAGAATTGGAAATGATTCTGATGAGACACAGGGTCGAGACATTGAGATCAAGAGTTGATAGAGGAGGCCAAGAACGTGCTTTATGTGAAAGAGATGATGGATGGTTGGAGATTGAATTGGGTGAATTTTATAGTGATGGAGTGAATGATAAAGAAGTGACAATGTGCCTTAGAGAAGTTAAAGGTGAGCACCTTAAAGGAGGGCTTATTGTTGAGGGCATTGAGCTTAGACCCAAGTAA